One Peptostreptococcus equinus genomic window carries:
- a CDS encoding transporter substrate-binding domain-containing protein: MKKGLKKLLALSLVAVMAVGMVGCWSDKYADTDALDQIKKNGKIIVGTSPDYPPFEFLVSEGGKSKVVGADIDMAQKLADKMGVKLEVKTMDFDALIPALQAGKVDAVITGMSPNEQRKKSVDFSEIYFKGENGVLVAEKNVNKIKSEDELKKMKLGVQKGSTQETYLKDTLKLKDYKALTAVPDLAMDLKSGKLDAIVLNSKVAKINEGKYEGIKVANVKLTGGGEEEAMAIAVKKGNNAKLIKMLNDGIKELNKSGEYDKILANAVEMVSKEKK; this comes from the coding sequence ATGAAAAAAGGTCTTAAGAAATTATTAGCTTTAAGTTTAGTTGCTGTAATGGCAGTAGGTATGGTTGGTTGTTGGTCTGATAAATATGCAGATACAGATGCACTAGATCAGATTAAAAAGAACGGTAAAATAATTGTTGGAACTTCACCAGATTATCCACCATTTGAATTTTTAGTGTCTGAAGGTGGTAAGAGCAAGGTAGTAGGTGCTGATATAGATATGGCACAAAAGTTAGCTGATAAAATGGGGGTAAAATTAGAAGTTAAAACAATGGATTTTGATGCTTTAATACCAGCTTTGCAGGCTGGAAAAGTAGATGCAGTAATTACAGGTATGTCACCAAATGAACAACGTAAAAAATCAGTAGATTTTTCTGAAATATACTTTAAGGGAGAAAATGGTGTATTAGTTGCAGAAAAAAATGTTAATAAAATAAAATCAGAAGATGAATTAAAGAAGATGAAACTAGGTGTTCAAAAAGGTTCTACTCAGGAAACTTATTTAAAAGATACATTAAAGCTTAAAGATTATAAAGCTTTAACAGCTGTTCCAGACTTAGCTATGGATTTAAAAAGTGGTAAGTTAGATGCGATAGTTTTAAACAGCAAGGTTGCAAAGATAAATGAAGGTAAATATGAAGGCATAAAGGTTGCGAATGTTAAGCTTACTGGCGGTGGAGAAGAAGAAGCCATGGCAATAGCTGTTAAAAAAGGAAACAATGCTAAGTTAATAAAGATGCTTAATGATGGAATTAAGGAATTAAATAAGAGTGGCGAATATGATAAGATATTGGCTAATGCCGTTGAAATGGTAAGCAAAGAAAAGAAATAA
- a CDS encoding amino acid ABC transporter permease — MDFITEYYGSYLSGTGITIGISFIALFVGFFVGLIACIARISNSKILRFISGAYIEIIRDTPLLVQLSLIAFGLPTIGINFPSIFGLSPEFSAGAFALTLNSGAYIAEIMRSGIQAVNKGQMEASRSLGLNYWQSMRHVIVPQAIKNILPALANEFVTLVKESSIVSFVGITDLMFISNSIKNSTYNAFGPYIFAALIYFIITFTLSKLVGVLEKKMSTDR; from the coding sequence ATGGATTTTATAACAGAGTACTATGGTTCTTATTTATCAGGAACTGGGATAACAATAGGAATATCGTTCATAGCCCTATTTGTAGGATTTTTTGTAGGTTTGATTGCATGTATAGCTAGAATCTCAAATTCTAAAATTTTGAGATTTATATCAGGTGCATATATAGAAATAATTAGAGATACACCACTATTGGTACAGTTATCATTAATAGCATTCGGTTTACCGACTATTGGAATTAACTTTCCTAGTATATTTGGACTTAGTCCAGAGTTCTCAGCGGGAGCATTCGCCCTTACTCTTAACTCAGGTGCTTATATAGCAGAAATTATGCGTTCTGGTATACAGGCAGTTAATAAAGGGCAGATGGAGGCCAGTCGTTCACTTGGTTTAAATTATTGGCAGTCAATGAGACATGTTATAGTGCCTCAGGCTATAAAAAATATACTACCAGCACTAGCAAATGAGTTTGTAACACTTGTAAAAGAATCATCAATTGTTTCTTTTGTGGGAATTACTGATTTGATGTTTATATCAAACTCAATAAAGAACTCAACTTATAATGCCTTTGGACCTTATATATTTGCAGCTTTAATTTACTTTATAATAACATTTACACTTTCTAAGCTAGTTGGAGTATTAGAAAAGAAAATGTCTACAGATAGATAG
- a CDS encoding amino acid ABC transporter ATP-binding protein — protein sequence MNVINEKETLLKLDNLQKSFGDLQVLKGIDLDIKKGEILVIIGPSGSGKSTVLRCMNLLEVPTGGDVIFEGHSITNLKTIDKNREKIGMVFQNFNLFPNKTILENITLAPIKVKGLSKEMATAKAEQLLTRVGLIDKINSYPGQLSGGQQQRIAIARALAMEPDMMLFDEPTSALDPEMVKEVLDVIKELAIEGMTMAIVTHEMGFAKEVADRVIFVDGGKIMEEGTPEEVFNNPTSDRAKDFFNKILI from the coding sequence ATGAACGTAATTAATGAAAAAGAAACATTATTGAAATTAGATAATCTTCAAAAAAGCTTTGGAGACTTACAAGTATTAAAAGGTATAGATTTGGATATTAAAAAGGGCGAAATATTAGTAATAATTGGTCCATCAGGATCAGGTAAAAGTACGGTTCTAAGATGTATGAATTTGTTAGAAGTTCCAACTGGTGGAGATGTAATATTTGAAGGACATTCAATAACCAATCTAAAAACAATTGATAAAAATAGAGAAAAAATAGGTATGGTATTCCAGAATTTTAACCTATTTCCAAACAAGACTATTTTAGAAAATATCACACTTGCACCTATAAAGGTGAAGGGATTAAGTAAGGAAATGGCAACTGCAAAGGCAGAACAGTTACTTACTAGAGTAGGTTTAATAGATAAGATAAATTCATACCCAGGTCAACTATCAGGTGGACAGCAACAACGTATAGCAATAGCTAGAGCATTGGCAATGGAACCAGATATGATGTTATTTGATGAACCAACTTCTGCGCTTGACCCAGAAATGGTAAAAGAAGTTTTGGACGTAATAAAAGAACTTGCTATTGAGGGAATGACAATGGCAATAGTAACTCATGAAATGGGATTTGCTAAAGAAGTAGCTGATAGAGTGATATTTGTTGATGGGGGAAAGATAATGGAAGAAGGTACTCCTGAAGAAGTATTTAATAACCCAACAAGTGATAGAGCGAAAGATTTCTTTAATAAAATATTAATATAA
- a CDS encoding AEC family transporter translates to MDNFIFALNATMPVFLVILAGKFFIKLGIINESWASVSNKFAFYVAMPLVLFKDISSMKIDFNQNIKFILYCFFITIIMFTLGWIIANIFIKDKTMVGSFAQGSIRGSAAILGLPFVYNIYGNAGMVPLMILASVPLFNAISVIILALGAKSNLRGNKRKIDPKMLVKSISKNPLIIGIVLGFPFCIFGWQLPPIIVKPMNTIGNTAVALMLLSLGADFKIGNLGAKFKISAWATSIKLIFLPLLFMPFAVYMGFKGSELIAILVMLGAPSAISGYVMSRAMDNDYILMSNIIVMTTLFSSVTFTLWIFILKSMGLI, encoded by the coding sequence TTGGATAATTTTATTTTTGCTTTAAATGCTACCATGCCAGTTTTTTTGGTAATATTAGCAGGAAAATTTTTTATTAAACTTGGTATAATAAATGAATCTTGGGCCTCTGTATCAAATAAATTCGCATTTTATGTAGCTATGCCACTAGTTTTATTTAAAGATATATCTTCAATGAAAATAGATTTTAATCAAAATATAAAGTTTATTTTATATTGCTTTTTTATCACAATAATTATGTTTACTCTAGGATGGATAATAGCAAATATATTTATAAAAGATAAAACTATGGTAGGATCATTTGCACAGGGATCTATTAGAGGTAGCGCTGCAATTCTTGGACTTCCATTTGTATATAATATATATGGAAATGCAGGTATGGTACCACTTATGATACTTGCATCTGTACCACTCTTTAATGCTATATCGGTAATAATTTTGGCACTTGGGGCAAAATCTAATTTACGAGGTAATAAAAGGAAAATTGATCCCAAAATGCTTGTAAAGTCTATATCAAAAAATCCCTTGATCATAGGTATCGTTCTCGGATTTCCATTTTGCATTTTTGGTTGGCAACTTCCGCCAATAATAGTAAAACCTATGAATACTATAGGAAATACAGCAGTGGCACTTATGTTACTATCTCTAGGTGCAGATTTTAAAATCGGCAATCTTGGAGCAAAGTTTAAAATTTCAGCTTGGGCTACTTCAATAAAATTGATTTTTTTACCCTTATTATTTATGCCATTTGCAGTTTATATGGGCTTTAAAGGAAGTGAATTAATAGCAATTTTAGTAATGTTAGGAGCTCCATCTGCTATATCTGGCTATGTAATGTCAAGAGCTATGGATAACGACTACATACTAATGTCTAATATTATAGTAATGACAACACTATTTTCATCAGTTACATTTACACTTTGGATATTTATATTAAAATCGATGGGCTTGATATAG
- a CDS encoding cysteine desulfurase family protein translates to MQVYLDNSATTKPYKEVVDEMIISLSDEFYNPSAAYRNGFEVEKKIKSIRKNIANTLAVEDKNIIFTSGGTESNNAIIRSVCKNNKKMNHIITTEIEHPAVLNTVKDLEDKGYRLTILKVDNKGIIDLKELEDSIDENTALVSVMFVNNEIGCIEPISKISKIIRGKNPNTKFHVDAVQAYGKINFKLNDLDIDFMSVSSHKIHGPKGIGFMYIKDINKFNAFLTGGGQESNLRSGTENVPGIYGMGRAIDILYKDLDKTIEKIRDNKIYLYNSIKENIKDIVVNSDVENGVCHVLNITFKGVKGEVLLHFLEGDGICVSTGSACSAKKKGSHVLNAIGLNEADIDGAIRFSLSEDNTKEEIDYVVEKLKNHIEDIRLLSKFKRR, encoded by the coding sequence ATGCAAGTATATTTGGATAATAGTGCTACTACAAAGCCATATAAGGAAGTTGTAGATGAAATGATAATATCACTTAGTGATGAATTTTATAATCCGTCTGCTGCTTATAGAAATGGATTTGAAGTAGAAAAAAAGATAAAATCAATAAGAAAAAATATAGCCAATACTTTGGCTGTTGAAGATAAAAATATAATATTCACTTCAGGAGGTACAGAGTCAAATAATGCCATAATTAGAAGTGTATGTAAAAATAATAAAAAAATGAATCATATTATAACAACTGAAATTGAGCATCCTGCTGTATTAAATACAGTGAAAGACTTAGAGGATAAAGGCTATAGGTTGACGATTCTTAAGGTTGATAATAAAGGAATTATTGATTTAAAAGAATTAGAAGATTCAATAGATGAAAATACAGCTCTTGTAAGTGTAATGTTTGTAAACAACGAGATAGGTTGTATAGAGCCTATTTCCAAAATTTCAAAAATAATTAGAGGTAAAAATCCTAATACTAAATTTCATGTAGACGCTGTACAGGCCTATGGAAAAATAAATTTCAAATTAAATGACTTAGATATAGATTTTATGAGTGTTAGTTCTCATAAAATACATGGTCCTAAGGGAATTGGATTTATGTATATAAAAGATATTAATAAATTTAATGCTTTTTTAACTGGTGGCGGACAAGAATCTAATTTAAGGTCGGGAACTGAAAATGTGCCAGGCATTTATGGAATGGGTAGGGCTATAGATATTTTATATAAAGACTTAGATAAAACTATAGAAAAAATAAGAGATAATAAAATTTATCTATATAATTCTATAAAAGAAAATATAAAAGATATAGTAGTAAATTCAGATGTAGAAAATGGAGTTTGTCATGTGTTAAATATCACTTTTAAGGGAGTAAAGGGAGAAGTTCTCTTACATTTTTTAGAAGGTGATGGAATATGTGTGTCTACAGGATCAGCATGCTCAGCAAAGAAAAAAGGTAGTCATGTACTAAATGCCATTGGACTAAATGAGGCTGATATCGATGGAGCTATTAGATTCAGCTTGTCAGAGGATAATACGAAAGAAGAAATAGATTATGTAGTTGAAAAACTTAAAAATCATATAGAAGATATTAGATTACTATCAAAATTTAAAAGAAGATAA